A single window of Rhizobium indicum DNA harbors:
- a CDS encoding FecCD family ABC transporter permease → MKAVSVRQQGWWALAALTTAALLLLGLMVSLAVSIGEIAIPLATTAEAISNRLFGTDFELSRIHQGIVWDYRLSRALVAASAGASLSLSGAILQALLRNPLAEPYVLGISAGASTGAVCVMILGFGYGVLGLSSGAFIGAVIAFLLVGILATGAGGTGERIILCGVAGSQLFNALTSYIVTTSANAEQARGILFWLLGSLSGVRWPDVYLSVPIALAGFVICMAHVRALDAFAFGTDAAASLGIAVRRVQIVLFAMTAAMTASVVSMVGSIGFVGLVIPHAARFLVGPAHRRLLPATALGGAIYMVGADIISRIIIPQQILPIGVVTALFGAPAFAVILYRVRGKA, encoded by the coding sequence GTGAAGGCAGTGTCGGTCAGGCAACAGGGATGGTGGGCGCTTGCCGCGCTCACCACGGCGGCACTTCTCCTGCTCGGGCTGATGGTCAGTCTTGCCGTTTCGATCGGCGAGATCGCGATCCCGCTTGCGACGACGGCGGAGGCGATTTCGAACCGTCTGTTCGGAACGGATTTCGAGCTCAGCCGCATCCACCAGGGCATCGTCTGGGATTATCGTCTGAGCCGCGCGCTCGTCGCGGCCAGCGCCGGCGCGTCGCTCTCGCTTTCGGGCGCGATCCTGCAGGCGCTGCTGCGCAATCCGCTGGCCGAACCCTACGTGCTCGGCATCTCCGCCGGTGCCTCGACGGGGGCCGTCTGCGTGATGATCCTCGGTTTCGGCTACGGTGTTCTCGGCCTGTCGAGCGGCGCCTTCATCGGTGCGGTCATTGCCTTTTTGCTGGTCGGCATCCTGGCGACGGGTGCGGGGGGAACCGGTGAGCGCATCATCCTGTGCGGCGTCGCCGGTTCGCAGCTCTTCAATGCACTAACCTCCTACATCGTGACGACATCGGCGAATGCCGAGCAGGCGCGCGGCATCCTGTTCTGGCTGCTGGGTTCGCTCAGCGGCGTGCGCTGGCCCGATGTCTATCTGTCGGTGCCAATCGCGCTTGCCGGCTTCGTCATCTGCATGGCCCATGTGCGGGCGCTCGACGCCTTCGCCTTCGGCACGGATGCCGCCGCCTCGCTCGGCATTGCCGTACGCCGCGTCCAGATCGTGCTGTTCGCCATGACGGCGGCGATGACGGCAAGCGTCGTCAGCATGGTGGGTTCGATCGGCTTCGTCGGCCTCGTCATCCCCCATGCCGCCCGCTTCCTCGTCGGGCCGGCGCATAGGCGGCTGCTGCCGGCAACGGCGCTCGGCGGCGCGATCTACATGGTCGGAGCCGATATCATTTCGCGCATCATCATCCCGCAGCAGATCCTGCCGATCGGGGTCGTCACCGCGCTCTTCGGCGCACCGGCCTTCGCCGTCATCCTCTATCGTGTGCGGGGGAAGGCATGA